The segment TTGGTTGGGGTCCGTTCAGCCTTTCCATTACCGCTAGGGCTAACTACTCCAGCAAAAAGGATTCCAAGGCAACGTCTGAATCCCGCTACTCTGTAGAATACACGCAGGATGTTCATGTTCACGCAAAGCAGGCTGACGTTCCGGCCGGTCTTGCTACGGTTCTGAACATTCTCACCATGTCTGCTATGGGTGACGCCGGTGTTGACGGTAAGATTGATGTCGAAAAGAGCGAAATCACTCCGACTCCGGGCGATGAACAGTCCTGCAACATTTCGATTACGAATGCTAGCGGCCTACTCGCCAAGGGTGCAAAGATCAAGATTAAGCCTGTTGCCGCAGAAGGCTCCGGTTTCCAGAATCTTAAAGTCACCTATGATCACATCAAGAAGGCTGTCGAACCCGATACAGAAATTGAACTTCCCAAGGGCAATACGACTCTGTACTTCTCCATTGATGAAAACAAGCCTCTGCCGCCGATGACCCTGGAACTCACCGCCACGGTCAACAGCAAACAGACTCTCACGGGAGAAATCCTCATCAACGAAGTCAAGGCCATCGAAAACAAGCCCCAAGCCTAACGCTAACCTAACTTCATAAACATTTCCCGGACTGGAGTAAAATCCAGTCCGGGAGCATCTAAAAAAAACTATGCCTAAGTTAAATTCAGTTATCGCATCTATCCTCGATTCGCTTGACAGTGCTCAGCACAAAAGCAATCTTACCACTAGCCAACTTGCCGAGCAGTACAGAACTGACAACACTCTCAAGTACCTGCAGCTCCCCAACGCCGTCATGTCAGAAGTGGACATCACTTTGCGTTACGCCATCAACAGCTATTCTAACCCGGTGATGCTAAAGAAAAGCCTCACAGAGTCAAACGATGCAACATTGGCCAAAGAAGCGAAATTCACGCCCAAAGTGCTGAACCGTACAGCCAACCGAACCGTCGCTGAAAATCTCTACGCCAAACTTGAACCGAATCTGTCCAGGAATGCCAAAGAAATTCTTGCCGATAGCACCAAGAAAGAAATCCTGATTAGCAGAATTCAAGACACACTCTATACTTCTGGTAAAAATCAAAAGTCTGCAGACGACACAACAACAGCGGTATTAAAGACCATTAACGAGTCGCTCTCAGAAAACAACGAAGTCGCTACAGCCGAAAAAAAGGCATTGACGGATCTGATTGCTAACGCAAGACAAAGAGTCTTCACCGTTTCTGCATCAGAGGACATTGGCGATCTCGACGTCATTATCGACGCTAACGCCCTTGCAGACATGCCTGAAGAGGCGATTCAGACTTTACACATTACAACGAAAATGCAAAACTACCGTTGGATTGAAGGCGACACCGGTGAATTCGTTCCCGTTGACTAAAAGGAGCATCCATGTCACAAACATCAACTCTTGAAAACATATTTTTCACTCCGATTAACGCCATTATCTCTGCGGATTTCATGGCGGCGAAAAGGACGGCCGATTTCATTAATGAATACGGCTTTACTAACGAAAAAGATCAAATCGACAACGACACCACCGATGTCGGAAATCTGAAAAAGACCTCTTTCCGCTATAATCAAGTGGGTGCAAACGGAGAGCCTATCACGAAGGTGATGACGCTTCCGACCCTGTCGATGATTCCCCTGCCCCTTTTGCATGTTGACCAAGCGGATTTCGACTTTGCCGTTCGTGTCATAGACACCGAAAACGACAATAAAACAAAGCTGACCGACTCTGCACCTGTCGTCGAAACGAAAAAAATCATTGCAACTCTTGCCGCGCAAACAGACAAGAACAAAAAAAGCAATGAAAGCAGCCCGCACCTTGACGCAAACATTTACGTGAAGGTAAAAGTGGTGCAATCCGACATGCCGGCCGGCTTGAGCAACCTTTTAGCCTTAATGGGCACAAACACGCAGAACGTTCCCCTGGAACAGATTATTCCTCGTGAAAACACGGTCAAGCTGGAAATCGGAAAGGGCGCCGAATCTGCAATCACCTTGAAGGACCCGCTAACGAACCTGCCGATTGCAAACGAACTGATTACCGTTTACTATGACGAATCTACAGAGCTGTCTCTTTCTAGCGAAAAGAAGCACTGGGGCAACGGTCTTTCCATGGTTACTAATAGCCAGGGTACGATTCCTTGGGTCGCAAGCATCAAGAACCATGGTCAGGTCAAAGGCGGCATGACCCAAAAGGTTACATTTACTCATAGCAATGGTTCCACGTGCGCCGTTGACATTTACTTCTACGAGAAATAACTATGGAAGAAAAAACGTACAACTCCCCCACAGGCATTCTTTGCCCCGTTTGCAAAAAAGGAATTATCAAGCTTTCTCTTCACGATTTCTTGACCAATTCCTCGACAAGGTGCCCCATTTGCGGGACCGACTTCAGAATGGACAAAAAGAAGTGCGCTGGTGTTATCAACAAGCTGCATGAACTTGATGTCGCGACCACCGAAGTCAACCGTCTCAAGCACCAGAGTCTCTAAATACTATAAACCTAACTTAGGCAAAAAAAAAGATCCGCCGGCATTCGCCGACGGGTCTTCTTAATTTTGAAAGTAATAACGACTACTTCTTCGGGAGCACAACCGGCTTGCCGAAGTCGACGTTGGTCTTGTTGCCGAGCAACAGGGCGCGCGTCTTGAGCGGGAGGCCGTAGCAGCGGATGAAGCCCGTTGCGTCCTTCTGGTCGTACATGTCGACGTCGGTGAATCCGCCGAGGCCCATGTCGTAGAGGCTGTAGGGGCTCTTGATGCCGGCCGGAATGATGTTACCCTTGTAGAGCTTGAGGGTCACGTCACCGGTAACAACCTTGTTCACTTCAGCGAAGAAGGCGTCCATAGCCTGGCGGAGCGGAGTGAACCACTGGCCATTGTACACGAGGTTGGCATAGGTCATAGACATCTTCTGGGCTTCGAACAAAGTTTCCTTGTCGAGCACGAGCTGCTGCAGGCATTCGTGAGCCTTGTACAGGAGCGTGCCACCCGGAGTTTCGTACACGCCGCGGCTCTTGAGGCCGACAAGGCGGTTTTCAACGATGTCCAAAAGACCGCAAGCGTTCTTGCCGCCAATCTTGTTCAGGTATTCGAGGAGTTCGACAGCGCCCATCTTCTTGCCGTCGATAGCCACCGGATTACCCTTATCGAAGGTAATCGTCACGTGATCGGCCTTGTTCGGGGCCTTTTCATACGTGTTGGTGTGCTTGAGGAATTCGTACTTGTGTTCCTGTTCCGGGAATTCCAGAACGCCACCTTCGTGAGAGAGGTGCCACAGGTTACCGTCTTCGGAGTAAATCTTCTTCTTGCTGATGCCGTTCAGCGGAATCTTGTGAGCGGCAGCGTAGTCGATAGCGTCTTCGCGGCTATGGAACGTCCACTTCGGGTCCTTCCACGGAGCGATGATTTCGAGCTTCGGGTTGAGAGCGGCGTAGGTCAGTTCGAAACGGACCTGGTCGTTACCCTTACCGGTAGCACCGTGAGCAACAGCGTAGGCGCCTTCCTTTTCAGCAATCTTCACCTGATACTTGGCGATGAGCGGACGGGCGAAAGAAGTACCCAGGAGGTAGGTACCTTCGTACTTGGCACCGGCGCGAACGGTCGGCCAAACGTAGTCTTCGAGGAATTCCTTCTTGAGGTCGAGAACGTAGCACTTGGAAGCGCCAGTCTTCAAAGCCTTGTCTTCGAGGGCCTTAGCGTCCGGGAAGTCGTTCTGACCGAGGTCGGCGGCGAAAGCGATCACTTCGCAGTCGTAGTTTTCCTTGAGCCAGGGGATGATGATGGAAGTATCGAGTCCACCGCTATAAGCGAGGACAACCTTCTTCTTGGATTCTTTCTTAGCCATTTTTAGCGTCCTTTAAGAAAATTTTAGACAAGTCAAATATAGAAACTTTTATTTCTTTTTTGTAGAGGCTTTCGCGGGAGCTTTCGCCGACTTTTCAGAGGTCTTCAACGAATTTTTCTCCGGAGCCTTCTCGGGCTTTTTGTCCGGGTTTTTAGCCGGGCTCTTTTCTATAGATTTTTCCGATGCCTTTGCCTTGGCAGCACTGTCTTTGGGAATCGGAGCCATCAGCTGGCGCAAGGAATCCACCAGCACGCTGTCCTTCTTGGGGAACATGTTCTGGTAAATCACGGCACGGCGCTTGGCCATAAACTGACTTTCGCGCATGTGCGGGTGGTGCTTGCCCGGGCTTGCGAGCATGGCGGCCAGGTTGATTGCCTGGTCGACGCTCAGTTTGGCGCAGCTCTTCTTGTAATAGGTGCGGCAGGCTTCCTGGCAGCCGAAAATGTCCTTGCCCCACTGGGCGTAATTCAGGTACAGTTCCAGAATACGGTCCTTGCCGAGCTCATGTTCCATCAACAAGGCGTAGGCCAGTTCCTTGAACTTGCGGTTGAAGGAGCGTTCGCCACTCAAGAACAAGTTCTTTGCGAGCTGTTGCGTAATCGTGGAGCCACCAAACTTGGTCTTCCCCGCCATCTGGTTTGCGTCCAAGGCTTCGGCAATGGCACGAATGTCAAAACCCGGGTGGAAATAGAAACCGGCATCTTCGCTTGCAATAACAGCCTTGCGCAGGTACGGGCTAATAGAATCGAGCGGCACATAGGTATGCTTGATTTCGATATTCGGGTTCGAATCGCGCAGGGCCTCCATGTACTTGCTCATTTCGGGCTGAGTATCTTTAAGTTGTGCCACGCCGTCATAAATATCGTAGCCGTAAATAAAGGCGCGGTACAAGGCGTAAGAGGCCGCCACCGAGAAAATGGCGGAATAGATAATCAGGATTAACAAAGCCTGACGGATAATGAAATTGATTGTACGGTAAAGCCACTTGAGTATAAACCCAGCTACCTTCGCAAACTTGGTTCCAACGAACCACTTAAAAAAGTCCTTGACCTTACCAAAATACAACTTCACTTTATCCATTACTTCTTTCCTCCGAACCAATCATTGATGTCTTCACCTTCTTTCATGGCCGTGGGCAAGTTTTCCATTCCTTCGCCTAAAATTACATTATGAATGCCCGCTTGCGTGAACAAGTTCCCGATATATTCCATACCAGAGCGGCCCGCTTCATCGTGATCCAGACAAAGTACCACATTTTTGTTTCTAAAAAGATTCAACCACTCCACTTTAAAGCTGCGGACACCCGGAATTCCGACCGCATTGATCCTTTGTCCTAAAAAGGTGAGCGTATCGACCACGCCTTCGCACAAATAGACCCAGCCCGGCTTTTGGTCCAGCGCCACCATATTGTACGGGTACGGCACCGTGCCGCGCAAGTTCAGCTCCTTGGGCACAACCGTGTTATCGATAGCACGCGATTGGAAATAGAACGCTCTGCGTTGCGGGTCCAGATACGGGAAAATCAGCGGGTGCTTGTAGTAACGCAAATGGCCCTTGTCGTTAAAGAGACCCACGTACTTCAGCACCTCTTCACCAAAGTCCGCCTTGAGGCTGTTGTTCACCTCTTCGTAATTGCTAATGGTGCGCAAAAGCATCTTGTCCCACACGGGTTTGTAGATGCGGCGGCGAGCGAGCCACTTACCTGCAGGTGTATTGTCGACAGGGCTTAAACGCTTGAGGAACGAAAGGATAATTTTCTTTCGGTCGTCTTCAGAAACAAGGGGCGGCTCTTCGGGTTCCACCGGGCGGACCATTTCGGGCACCGGTCGTGCATTCACCGGCGCATGACCTTGCGTCATCTGCGCGCGTTCAGTCAGGCGGTCCATTTCTTTACGAGCAGAGGGCGGCACCAAGAACGGGTACTGCGCCATGAGCCAGCCAAGGGCTTCGACAAAACTGCAATCCTTTACAATCTGCACCAACGAAATCACGTCACCGCGGACATCGTCGCAAACCCAGCAACGGAACGTTCCGCGTTCTTCGGAAATTGAAACCGACGGCGTACGGTCACCATGCGTGTGACGCTGCGGAAAAAAACAACGGCACTTGCCATGGGATACATCTACCCCCAGGCTCTGCGCGACGGCGGTAATCGAAATCGCCGACTTAAATTGTTTCAGTTCCTCGTTAGTCATCGCGAGGTAATATACAATTTTTCTTGGCAAAGCTATATTTACAATATGCAGATTCTCGAAAACGAATTGATGAGCAAGCACACCTCCTTTAAAGTGGGTGGGTCCGCACGCTATTACGTGAAGGCGGA is part of the uncultured Fibrobacter sp. genome and harbors:
- a CDS encoding DUF2589 domain-containing protein, with the translated sequence MAIDTTAGTVAQNMLNGIDYSALIGGPLQAAISAQAMAAKSSWEFIQQVGLNTTSDGHKEAVNVTFTYQKDGNLTTMIVPILTIVPIPMIVIDDISIDFKASINASSSSCTENSESTALDVGGEAKAKLGWGPFSLSITARANYSSKKDSKATSESRYSVEYTQDVHVHAKQADVPAGLATVLNILTMSAMGDAGVDGKIDVEKSEITPTPGDEQSCNISITNASGLLAKGAKIKIKPVAAEGSGFQNLKVTYDHIKKAVEPDTEIELPKGNTTLYFSIDENKPLPPMTLELTATVNSKQTLTGEILINEVKAIENKPQA
- a CDS encoding DUF2589 domain-containing protein; translated protein: MSQTSTLENIFFTPINAIISADFMAAKRTADFINEYGFTNEKDQIDNDTTDVGNLKKTSFRYNQVGANGEPITKVMTLPTLSMIPLPLLHVDQADFDFAVRVIDTENDNKTKLTDSAPVVETKKIIATLAAQTDKNKKSNESSPHLDANIYVKVKVVQSDMPAGLSNLLALMGTNTQNVPLEQIIPRENTVKLEIGKGAESAITLKDPLTNLPIANELITVYYDESTELSLSSEKKHWGNGLSMVTNSQGTIPWVASIKNHGQVKGGMTQKVTFTHSNGSTCAVDIYFYEK
- a CDS encoding argininosuccinate synthase, which gives rise to MAKKESKKKVVLAYSGGLDTSIIIPWLKENYDCEVIAFAADLGQNDFPDAKALEDKALKTGASKCYVLDLKKEFLEDYVWPTVRAGAKYEGTYLLGTSFARPLIAKYQVKIAEKEGAYAVAHGATGKGNDQVRFELTYAALNPKLEIIAPWKDPKWTFHSREDAIDYAAAHKIPLNGISKKKIYSEDGNLWHLSHEGGVLEFPEQEHKYEFLKHTNTYEKAPNKADHVTITFDKGNPVAIDGKKMGAVELLEYLNKIGGKNACGLLDIVENRLVGLKSRGVYETPGGTLLYKAHECLQQLVLDKETLFEAQKMSMTYANLVYNGQWFTPLRQAMDAFFAEVNKVVTGDVTLKLYKGNIIPAGIKSPYSLYDMGLGGFTDVDMYDQKDATGFIRCYGLPLKTRALLLGNKTNVDFGKPVVLPKK
- the mtgA gene encoding monofunctional biosynthetic peptidoglycan transglycosylase encodes the protein MDKVKLYFGKVKDFFKWFVGTKFAKVAGFILKWLYRTINFIIRQALLILIIYSAIFSVAASYALYRAFIYGYDIYDGVAQLKDTQPEMSKYMEALRDSNPNIEIKHTYVPLDSISPYLRKAVIASEDAGFYFHPGFDIRAIAEALDANQMAGKTKFGGSTITQQLAKNLFLSGERSFNRKFKELAYALLMEHELGKDRILELYLNYAQWGKDIFGCQEACRTYYKKSCAKLSVDQAINLAAMLASPGKHHPHMRESQFMAKRRAVIYQNMFPKKDSVLVDSLRQLMAPIPKDSAAKAKASEKSIEKSPAKNPDKKPEKAPEKNSLKTSEKSAKAPAKASTKKK
- a CDS encoding toprim domain-containing protein, with amino-acid sequence MTNEELKQFKSAISITAVAQSLGVDVSHGKCRCFFPQRHTHGDRTPSVSISEERGTFRCWVCDDVRGDVISLVQIVKDCSFVEALGWLMAQYPFLVPPSARKEMDRLTERAQMTQGHAPVNARPVPEMVRPVEPEEPPLVSEDDRKKIILSFLKRLSPVDNTPAGKWLARRRIYKPVWDKMLLRTISNYEEVNNSLKADFGEEVLKYVGLFNDKGHLRYYKHPLIFPYLDPQRRAFYFQSRAIDNTVVPKELNLRGTVPYPYNMVALDQKPGWVYLCEGVVDTLTFLGQRINAVGIPGVRSFKVEWLNLFRNKNVVLCLDHDEAGRSGMEYIGNLFTQAGIHNVILGEGMENLPTAMKEGEDINDWFGGKK